A genomic region of Sulfobacillus acidophilus DSM 10332 contains the following coding sequences:
- a CDS encoding protein of unknown function DUF917 (PFAM: Protein of unknown function (DUF917)~COGs: COG3535 conserved hypothetical protein~InterPro IPR010318~KEGG: tmr:Tmar_1858 hypothetical protein~PFAM: Protein of unknown function DUF917~SPTR: Putative uncharacterized protein), with amino-acid sequence MSWELTRNDLPALAIGAAILGTGGGGDPYIGRVMAESAMASQKSITVLSVDDLSDDQWVIPVAGMGAPTVLFEKPPRGTEPLQAFQRLRDYLGASDALPCPIEAGGINSMVPLQVAALLKCPVVDADGMGRAFPELYMQTFHLNGISGTPACLASEWGETVLLESLRDNYTFEWIARGVTIRLGGHSFVAQFPMQGAAVKRAAIRGTLSLGIRLGRAVLEAARSHQDPLAALAKASDYAGYGEGIIAFRGKIVAVTRRTTDGFARGEVVLEGLGDQRGTTARIAFQNENLVFYRDGEAVAMVPDLITVVDSQTGQAVTTERLQYGQRVGVLVIPAPAVMKSDAALKVWGPSAFGYSISYREPLTAMS; translated from the coding sequence ATGAGCTGGGAACTGACCCGGAACGATTTACCGGCCTTGGCGATCGGGGCGGCCATCTTAGGCACCGGAGGCGGAGGGGATCCCTATATCGGACGGGTGATGGCGGAATCTGCCATGGCGTCTCAGAAATCTATCACGGTTTTATCGGTCGACGATTTGTCCGATGATCAATGGGTCATTCCTGTCGCGGGCATGGGCGCGCCAACGGTATTATTCGAGAAACCGCCGCGAGGGACGGAACCGCTTCAGGCGTTTCAACGCCTTCGGGACTATTTGGGTGCGTCTGACGCGTTGCCGTGTCCCATTGAAGCAGGGGGAATCAATAGCATGGTGCCGCTGCAAGTTGCCGCATTGCTAAAATGCCCGGTAGTGGACGCGGACGGCATGGGCCGGGCGTTTCCTGAACTCTATATGCAAACGTTTCATTTGAACGGCATCTCGGGGACACCGGCCTGTTTGGCGAGTGAGTGGGGAGAAACGGTGCTGTTGGAATCTCTGCGGGACAACTATACCTTTGAATGGATTGCCCGTGGAGTGACGATCCGTTTAGGAGGCCACAGTTTTGTTGCGCAGTTTCCTATGCAGGGGGCTGCGGTTAAGCGGGCAGCCATCCGAGGTACGTTGAGTTTGGGGATTCGGTTGGGCCGAGCGGTGTTGGAGGCGGCCCGATCTCACCAGGATCCACTTGCCGCATTGGCAAAGGCGTCGGATTATGCAGGATATGGCGAAGGCATCATTGCTTTTCGGGGAAAAATTGTGGCGGTTACACGGCGGACCACTGATGGGTTTGCGCGCGGCGAAGTGGTTCTGGAAGGCTTGGGTGATCAGCGCGGAACGACCGCCCGAATCGCCTTTCAAAATGAAAACCTTGTCTTCTATCGAGACGGGGAAGCGGTGGCGATGGTGCCGGATTTGATTACCGTCGTCGACTCGCAAACCGGGCAGGCCGTTACCACGGAACGCTTACAATATGGGCAGCGGGTCGGTGTGTTGGTGATTCCTGCGCCGGCCGTAATGAAATCGGACGCGGCGCTAAAGGTATGGGGGCCATCGGCCTTTGGATATAGTATCTCATACCGGGAACCGCTCACAGCGATGTCATGA